In Deltaproteobacteria bacterium, a single window of DNA contains:
- the moaA gene encoding GTP 3',8-cyclase MoaA yields MKDGFNRDINYLRMSITDRCNLRCFYCTPVQGLLKLAHHEILRYEELLRLARVGADLGLSKLRVTGGEPLVRRGVAGFIHGLSKIPGVREICLTTNGVRLVELAEALWDAGLRRLNISLDSLQPQRYRQLTGGDYFYQVWEGLRLAQTLGFAPLKLNCVVMRGLNDGELLDFARLSLEYPYQIRFIEYMPIGIQSHWHRHYYLSTEAIKACLRPLGQLEEIPAESGAGPAQRYRLPGAPGEIGFISPISQHFCPTCNRLRLTAAGRLRPCLLSDQEIDIKTPLRQGAADDTLKELFCTAIQRKPQRHPLIGLKSFNCQRPMASIGG; encoded by the coding sequence ATGAAAGACGGTTTTAATCGTGATATTAACTACTTAAGGATGTCGATTACCGATCGCTGCAATCTGCGCTGCTTCTATTGCACCCCGGTGCAGGGCTTGCTAAAGCTGGCCCACCATGAGATTCTGCGTTATGAAGAACTGCTCCGCCTGGCCCGCGTCGGCGCTGATCTGGGTCTCAGCAAGCTTCGGGTGACCGGCGGAGAGCCTTTGGTGCGGCGGGGCGTGGCCGGGTTTATTCATGGTTTGAGCAAAATCCCGGGGGTGCGAGAAATCTGTCTGACTACTAACGGGGTGCGGCTGGTCGAGCTGGCTGAGGCGCTGTGGGATGCGGGCTTGCGGCGGCTCAATATCAGCCTGGACTCGCTTCAGCCCCAACGCTATCGCCAATTGACCGGTGGCGATTATTTCTATCAGGTCTGGGAAGGCTTGCGGCTGGCCCAGACCCTGGGGTTTGCCCCCCTCAAGCTTAATTGTGTGGTCATGCGCGGTCTCAATGATGGCGAATTGTTGGATTTCGCCCGGCTGTCGCTCGAATATCCCTATCAGATCAGATTCATTGAATATATGCCCATCGGGATTCAGAGCCACTGGCACCGCCACTATTATCTCTCCACCGAGGCGATTAAGGCTTGCCTTAGGCCGCTGGGGCAGCTTGAGGAAATCCCGGCTGAGTCCGGGGCTGGACCGGCGCAGCGCTACCGCCTCCCCGGGGCCCCGGGGGAGATCGGTTTTATCAGCCCTATCAGTCAACACTTCTGCCCGACCTGCAATCGTCTGCGGCTGACTGCGGCTGGCCGTCTGCGCCCCTGTCTGCTCTCTGATCAGGAAATTGATATCAAAACGCCTTTGCGACAGGGGGCTGCGGATGACACTCTGAAGGAACTTTTTTGCACTGCCATTCAACGCAAACCCCAACGCCACCCTCTCATTGGCCTCAAATCATTTAACTGTCAGCGACCCATGGCCAGTATCGGCGGTTAG
- a CDS encoding DUF493 domain-containing protein has translation MNDQLLGLEQVWADYPFPSPFIFKVIAHAGSESLVTRLMAAAASILGEIDASQACIGERRSSQGKYRSLTLQLTVHSVGQIKALYQSLARQPGVLMVM, from the coding sequence ATGAATGATCAGTTATTGGGTTTAGAGCAGGTCTGGGCCGATTATCCCTTCCCGTCGCCTTTTATTTTTAAGGTCATTGCCCATGCCGGGTCTGAGTCTTTGGTGACCCGCTTGATGGCCGCGGCGGCCAGTATTTTAGGGGAGATCGACGCCTCGCAGGCCTGCATCGGTGAAAGACGGAGTTCACAGGGGAAGTATCGGTCATTGACTTTACAATTGACGGTGCATTCGGTGGGGCAGATAAAGGCTCTCTACCAGTCGTTGGCCCGCCAGCCCGGCGTTTTAATGGTTATGTAA